The following are from one region of the Granulicella aggregans genome:
- the rpsJ gene encoding 30S ribosomal protein S10, translated as MAGQRIRIRLKAYDYRVLDTSTGEIVETAKRTGAQVAGPIPLPTMKNKYCVLRSPHVDKKSREAFEIRTHKRLIDILEPTQQTVDALMKLDLPAGVDVEIKTVQK; from the coding sequence ATGGCTGGACAGAGAATCAGGATTCGTTTGAAAGCTTATGACTACCGCGTGCTGGACACGTCGACCGGCGAGATCGTCGAGACGGCGAAGCGCACCGGAGCCCAGGTTGCGGGACCGATTCCGCTCCCGACGATGAAGAACAAGTACTGCGTTCTGCGCTCGCCCCACGTCGACAAGAAGTCGCGTGAGGCCTTCGAGATCCGCACGCACAAGCGTCTGATCGACATCCTCGAGCCGACGCAGCAGACCGTGGACGCGCTGATGAAGCTCGACCTGCCGGCTGGCGTGGACGTTGAGATCAAGACGGTTCAGAAGTAA
- a CDS encoding 50S ribosomal protein L23 — MPTLYEVIRRPLITEKGMTVKETQNTLVFEVALKATKTEVKQAVETLFKVKVETIRTATVEGKERRRGKYSGYRPDWKKAYVRLKEGEKMPEYLDSL, encoded by the coding sequence ATGCCTACCCTCTATGAAGTGATTCGCCGGCCTCTGATTACCGAGAAGGGCATGACCGTTAAGGAGACGCAGAACACGCTGGTGTTCGAAGTCGCCCTGAAGGCAACAAAGACTGAAGTGAAGCAGGCCGTTGAGACGTTGTTCAAGGTAAAGGTCGAGACGATCCGCACCGCGACCGTTGAAGGCAAGGAGCGCCGCCGTGGTAAGTACTCCGGCTACCGCCCTGACTGGAAGAAGGCTTATGTTCGCCTGAAAGAAGGCGAAAAGATGCCGGAGTATCTCGACAGCTTGTAA
- the rpsC gene encoding 30S ribosomal protein S3 produces the protein MGQKVHPYGFRLGINKPWKSRWFVERGYDKLLVEDVKLKAELREKLKAAGVSSVEVERPGNKLRLIIRTARPGIIIGRKGAEIDKLKADIQKRTSREVFIDILEVNKPELDAQLVSEAIALQLEKRVSFRRAMRKSVDSALRFGCKGIKVRVSGRLNGNEIARSEWYLQGRLPLHTLRADIDYGFSEAHTTYGIIGVKTWVYRGDIYEQKKRRDQVTTTGAFAS, from the coding sequence ATGGGACAGAAAGTCCATCCGTATGGGTTTCGCCTCGGGATCAACAAGCCGTGGAAGTCGCGCTGGTTTGTAGAACGCGGCTACGACAAGCTGCTGGTCGAGGACGTAAAGCTGAAGGCCGAGCTGCGCGAGAAGCTGAAGGCCGCTGGCGTGAGCTCGGTTGAAGTCGAGCGCCCAGGCAACAAGCTGCGTCTGATCATCCGCACCGCGCGTCCGGGTATCATCATCGGCCGTAAGGGTGCCGAGATCGACAAGCTCAAGGCCGACATCCAGAAGCGCACCAGCCGCGAGGTGTTTATCGACATCCTCGAGGTGAACAAGCCGGAGCTCGATGCTCAGCTTGTGTCCGAGGCGATTGCGTTGCAGCTCGAGAAGCGCGTCAGCTTCCGTCGCGCGATGCGCAAGTCGGTTGATTCGGCCCTGCGCTTTGGCTGCAAGGGGATCAAGGTCCGCGTATCGGGCCGTCTGAACGGCAACGAGATTGCGCGTTCGGAGTGGTATCTCCAGGGCCGCCTGCCGCTGCACACGCTGCGCGCGGACATCGACTACGGCTTCTCCGAGGCACACACGACCTATGGAATCATCGGCGTGAAGACTTGGGTCTATCGTGGCGACATCTACGAGCAGAAGAAGCGTCGCGACCAGGTTACGACGACGGGCGCTTTCGCCAGCTAA
- the rplB gene encoding 50S ribosomal protein L2, with protein sequence MPIKSFRPITPTLRFQTKLVNDDLTTDKPYKPLLAVKPRTGGRSSTGKLAIRHQGGGHKQKLRLIDFKRDKYGIPGKVETVEYDPNRSSRICLIAYADGEKRYIIQPIGLTVGQQIMSGPDADILVGNALPLKNIPTGTIVHNIELRPGKGAQMARSAGAQVNLIAKEGDYALLKLPSGETRKVLVECMATIGQVGNTDHENVTIGKAGRNRWKGIRPANRGVSMNPVDHPHGGGEGKTSGGRHPVTPWGQPTRGYKTRNNKRTDVFIVKRRSK encoded by the coding sequence ATGCCGATTAAGTCATTTAGACCGATTACACCGACACTCCGCTTCCAGACGAAGCTCGTCAACGACGACCTGACGACGGACAAGCCCTACAAGCCTTTGCTGGCGGTGAAGCCCCGTACGGGTGGCCGCAGCAGCACGGGTAAGCTGGCTATCCGCCACCAGGGCGGCGGTCACAAGCAGAAGCTTCGCTTGATCGACTTCAAGCGCGACAAGTACGGGATCCCTGGCAAGGTTGAGACGGTTGAGTACGATCCGAACCGCAGCTCGCGTATCTGTCTGATCGCTTACGCGGACGGCGAGAAGCGTTACATCATTCAGCCGATCGGTCTGACGGTTGGTCAGCAGATCATGAGCGGACCGGATGCAGACATCCTGGTCGGCAATGCGCTGCCGCTGAAGAACATCCCCACCGGCACGATCGTGCACAACATCGAGCTTCGTCCCGGCAAGGGTGCGCAGATGGCGCGTTCGGCTGGAGCGCAGGTGAACCTGATCGCGAAGGAAGGCGACTACGCGCTTCTGAAGCTGCCTTCGGGCGAGACCCGCAAGGTGCTGGTTGAGTGCATGGCGACGATTGGCCAGGTAGGCAACACGGACCACGAGAATGTCACGATCGGTAAGGCGGGACGCAACCGCTGGAAGGGCATTCGCCCTGCCAACCGCGGTGTCTCGATGAACCCGGTCGACCACCCACACGGTGGTGGTGAAGGTAAGACTTCAGGCGGACGTCACCCGGTCACTCCGTGGGGTCAGCCGACGCGTGGTTACAAGACGCGTAACAACAAGCGGACGGATGTATTTATCGTCAAGCGTCGCAGCAAGTAA
- the rplV gene encoding 50S ribosomal protein L22 — protein sequence MAKAAAVKVREFRAEAKFQRTSPQKAKLVLDLIKGLRVEQALNTVHFSTKRIAPVVEKVLRSAIQNASYVSDEQGLDVDVDNLYVHTAVANEGPRMKRIRPAPMGRAFRYQRRLAHIIVTVAEKKAPEAAVASEPEAPVKKAAGKKTAAKKTAAKKAPAKKAAKKTAAK from the coding sequence ATGGCTAAGGCAGCAGCAGTAAAAGTGAGAGAGTTTCGCGCGGAAGCTAAGTTCCAGCGCACCAGCCCGCAAAAGGCGAAGCTGGTTCTCGACCTCATCAAGGGACTCCGTGTGGAGCAGGCGCTCAACACGGTCCACTTCAGCACGAAGCGTATCGCTCCGGTGGTGGAGAAGGTCCTCCGTTCGGCGATCCAGAACGCCAGCTACGTCTCGGACGAGCAGGGCCTGGATGTCGATGTCGACAACCTTTACGTTCACACCGCGGTGGCAAATGAAGGCCCGCGCATGAAGCGTATCCGCCCTGCCCCGATGGGCCGTGCGTTCCGCTACCAGCGCAGGCTGGCACACATCATCGTGACGGTCGCCGAGAAGAAGGCGCCGGAAGCAGCAGTGGCGAGCGAGCCCGAGGCGCCGGTCAAGAAGGCAGCAGGCAAGAAGACTGCAGCCAAGAAGACCGCCGCGAAGAAGGCTCCTGCTAAGAAAGCCGCCAAGAAGACGGCCGCGAAGTAA
- the rplD gene encoding 50S ribosomal protein L4, which translates to MANINVVSLAGKKVGEFELADLFSQDVNDALLWESVKHYRAALRQGTAATKTRKNVSGSGKKLWKQKGTGRARIGSIRSPLWRSGGTVHGPQPRSYEYAFPQKKLMGALRSAISSKITEGKITIVENFDVAEAKTKLYRKALDTLEAGKTTLLVESSRKLDEKLYLGSRNLQGVELVLSSEVHPYDLLRYEHAVFSKDAFEALQDTLKKFVSKRKHAEKNAAESEVA; encoded by the coding sequence ATGGCAAACATCAACGTAGTAAGCCTGGCGGGAAAAAAGGTCGGGGAGTTCGAACTCGCCGACCTGTTCAGCCAGGATGTAAACGACGCTCTGCTGTGGGAGTCGGTGAAGCACTACCGCGCCGCGCTGCGCCAGGGAACTGCAGCCACCAAGACGCGTAAGAACGTCTCCGGTTCGGGCAAAAAGCTTTGGAAGCAGAAGGGCACGGGCCGCGCACGTATCGGATCGATCCGTTCGCCGCTCTGGCGCTCGGGTGGTACGGTCCACGGACCTCAGCCGCGCAGCTACGAGTACGCTTTCCCGCAGAAGAAGCTCATGGGCGCTCTTCGTTCGGCTATCTCTTCGAAGATCACCGAGGGCAAGATCACCATCGTTGAGAACTTTGATGTAGCTGAGGCGAAGACCAAGCTCTACCGCAAAGCGCTCGACACGCTCGAAGCCGGCAAGACGACGCTGTTGGTTGAGTCCAGCCGCAAGCTTGACGAGAAGCTGTACCTGGGATCGCGCAACCTGCAGGGTGTTGAGCTTGTGCTCAGCTCCGAGGTTCACCCTTACGACCTTCTCCGCTACGAGCACGCTGTGTTCTCGAAGGATGCCTTCGAAGCGCTGCAGGACACGTTGAAGAAGTTTGTATCGAAGCGCAAGCACGCTGAGAAGAATGCTGCAGAAAGCGAGGTTGCGTAA
- a CDS encoding EF-Tu C-terminal domain-related protein: protein SIVGFRDTQQTVCTGVEMFKKQLDEGLAGDNAGLLLRGIAKEDVERGMVLAKPGSITPHTEFKGEIYVLSKEEGGRHTPFFNGYRPQFYFRTTDVTGSAKLPEGTEMVMPGDNIQLEITLHTPVAMEKGLRFAIREGGRTVGAGTISEIIK, encoded by the coding sequence GCTCGATCGTTGGCTTCCGCGACACCCAGCAGACGGTCTGCACCGGCGTCGAGATGTTCAAGAAGCAGCTCGATGAAGGTCTTGCGGGCGACAACGCTGGCCTCTTGCTCCGCGGTATCGCGAAGGAAGATGTGGAGCGCGGCATGGTTCTGGCGAAGCCGGGATCGATCACGCCGCACACCGAGTTCAAGGGCGAGATCTACGTTCTGAGCAAGGAAGAAGGCGGACGCCACACACCGTTCTTCAACGGCTACCGTCCCCAGTTCTACTTCCGCACCACGGACGTGACCGGATCGGCGAAGCTGCCGGAAGGCACCGAGATGGTGATGCCGGGCGATAACATCCAGCTCGAGATCACGCTGCACACGCCGGTCGCGATGGAGAAGGGTCTCCGCTTCGCGATTCGTGAGGGCGGACGCACGGTTGGCGCGGGTACGATCTCCGAGATCATCAAGTAG
- the rpsS gene encoding 30S ribosomal protein S19 — protein MSRSLKKGPFIDAHLMKKIEGMNQINEKKVLRTWSRRSTIHPDFVGHTIAVHNGRKFIPVYVTENMVGHKLGEFSATRTFKGHSAKSGESAKPR, from the coding sequence ATGTCACGTTCACTGAAGAAGGGTCCTTTCATCGACGCGCACCTCATGAAGAAGATTGAGGGCATGAACCAGATCAACGAGAAGAAGGTGCTGCGCACCTGGTCTCGCCGGTCGACCATCCACCCCGACTTTGTCGGTCACACCATTGCGGTCCATAACGGCCGCAAGTTCATCCCGGTCTACGTGACGGAGAACATGGTTGGCCACAAGCTGGGCGAGTTCTCGGCGACCAGGACCTTCAAGGGGCACTCGGCCAAGTCGGGCGAATCGGCAAAGCCTCGTTAG
- the rplC gene encoding 50S ribosomal protein L3, whose translation MSVVGILGKKIGMTQIFDERGDVHPVTVLKAGPCVITQIKTMAKDGYEAAQIGYVDFIKASKVNKAMTGHFAKSNVPPVKMIKEVALESTEAKAGDRILVDIFNDERFVDVIGTSKGRGFAGVIRRHGFGGGPKSHGHMFQVQGSIGASSFPSRVFPGQRMPGHMGHAQITVRNLRIRGIDMDDNLLLVEGAVPGPRDGFVLISKAKAPPRERRGFAGAATKDALKASKKAAPSKKK comes from the coding sequence ATGTCCGTAGTAGGAATTCTCGGTAAGAAAATCGGCATGACCCAGATCTTCGATGAGCGCGGTGATGTTCACCCGGTCACGGTTCTGAAGGCTGGCCCATGCGTTATCACGCAGATCAAGACGATGGCGAAGGACGGCTACGAAGCCGCGCAGATCGGCTATGTCGACTTCATCAAGGCATCGAAGGTCAACAAGGCGATGACTGGGCACTTTGCGAAGTCGAACGTTCCTCCGGTCAAGATGATCAAGGAGGTCGCACTGGAGTCGACCGAGGCAAAGGCCGGCGATCGCATCCTGGTGGACATCTTCAACGATGAGCGCTTTGTTGACGTGATTGGAACCTCGAAGGGCCGCGGATTTGCTGGTGTCATTCGCCGCCACGGCTTCGGCGGCGGTCCCAAGTCGCACGGTCACATGTTCCAGGTGCAGGGTTCGATCGGAGCTTCGTCGTTCCCGTCGCGTGTATTCCCTGGGCAGCGTATGCCGGGCCACATGGGCCACGCGCAGATCACGGTCCGCAACCTTCGCATTCGTGGCATCGATATGGACGACAACCTGCTTCTGGTCGAAGGCGCTGTACCCGGACCGCGTGATGGTTTCGTGCTGATCTCAAAGGCTAAGGCTCCGCCGCGCGAGCGTCGTGGGTTTGCCGGTGCGGCTACGAAGGACGCATTGAAGGCTTCGAAGAAGGCTGCTCCTTCCAAGAAAAAGTAA
- the rplP gene encoding 50S ribosomal protein L16: MLMPKKVKYRKQQRGRMCGKAWRGSDLSFGEFGLKVTECGYITDRQIEASRIAMTRFIKRGGKVWLRIFPDKPITKKPAETRMGKGKGAPDHWVAVVRPGKILFEMEGVTPELAKEAMRLAAHKLPLKTSFVMRHDVKATVAAK, from the coding sequence ATGTTGATGCCAAAGAAGGTCAAGTACCGCAAACAGCAGCGCGGCCGCATGTGCGGTAAGGCATGGCGCGGAAGCGATCTGTCATTCGGCGAGTTTGGCCTGAAGGTGACCGAGTGCGGTTACATCACGGATCGCCAGATCGAAGCTAGCCGTATCGCGATGACGCGTTTCATCAAGCGTGGCGGTAAGGTGTGGCTGCGTATCTTCCCGGACAAGCCGATCACGAAGAAGCCTGCCGAGACCCGTATGGGTAAGGGTAAGGGAGCTCCAGATCATTGGGTCGCGGTTGTGCGCCCGGGCAAGATCCTGTTCGAGATGGAAGGCGTAACGCCTGAGCTCGCGAAGGAAGCGATGCGCCTGGCTGCCCACAAGCTGCCTCTGAAGACGAGCTTCGTGATGCGTCACGACGTGAAGGCTACGGTAGCTGCGAAGTAG